From the Paenibacillus sp. FSL H8-0548 genome, one window contains:
- a CDS encoding MerR family DNA-binding transcriptional regulator — protein sequence MKGIEIAKKLNISTSALRHYESWGLVPEIERASNGYRIYTKEHEAYFQCIRALIPGFGMDLVRTIMPLIIKREKLGILWKINKAQVNLHAEKETVLRAIEMIDLIENAEFPKYLSKSAFTIGEVAKLANVSASSIRHWEKEGLIKPNRQKESGFRIYFRTDIRKVLIIRTVQRVAYSLDIVREVLLGLDNNDVSQAKEIAYQSLQFIDYALVEQVRGIAYLQNLFEVISTGNTFVADESS from the coding sequence ATGAAGGGTATTGAGATAGCGAAAAAATTGAATATAAGCACAAGTGCATTAAGACACTATGAATCGTGGGGACTTGTTCCTGAAATTGAGAGAGCTTCAAATGGGTATCGCATCTACACAAAGGAACATGAGGCATATTTTCAATGTATTCGTGCTCTGATTCCTGGGTTTGGCATGGATTTAGTTCGAACAATTATGCCGCTTATCATAAAGAGAGAAAAACTTGGTATTTTATGGAAAATTAATAAAGCACAAGTGAACCTCCATGCTGAGAAGGAAACAGTCCTAAGGGCAATTGAGATGATTGATTTAATAGAAAATGCAGAATTTCCAAAGTATCTTAGCAAGAGTGCTTTTACGATTGGAGAGGTAGCTAAATTAGCTAATGTATCTGCTTCTTCCATTCGACATTGGGAAAAAGAAGGTTTAATAAAGCCTAATCGCCAAAAAGAAAGTGGATTCCGTATTTATTTTCGGACTGATATTCGCAAGGTGCTTATTATCCGAACGGTTCAAAGGGTCGCCTACTCCTTGGATATAGTTCGAGAAGTATTATTGGGCCTTGACAACAACGATGTTTCTCAGGCAAAAGAAATTGCTTATCAATCCCTTCAATTTATTGATTATGCATTAGTTGAACAAGTGCGAGGTATCGCATATTTGCAAAACCTTTTTGAAGTTATTTCAACAGGTAACACCTTCGTTGCCGATGAGTCGAGCTAA
- the trpC gene encoding indole-3-glycerol phosphate synthase TrpC, giving the protein MFLDKIVATKKTEVEELAARFELAQVEKQIAALDACRGFEHALTPAGRNRGMGLIAEVKKASPSKGLIRSDFDPRALAAAYESAGADCISVLTDRDYFQGSNEFLTAVKNTVKLPLLRKDFTIDHRQIYEARLIGADAILLIAAILTPAQLGEYHDLAKSIGMDVLVEVHNQEELEIVLELDKATLIGINNRDLKSFVTDLKTTEALIGHMPENVTIISESGIAGKPDVEFLQGAGAHGLLIGEYFMRHDNVSEAVNDLMSAVTAR; this is encoded by the coding sequence ATGTTTCTAGATAAAATTGTTGCAACAAAAAAAACAGAGGTTGAAGAGCTGGCCGCACGCTTCGAGCTTGCTCAGGTCGAGAAGCAAATCGCTGCGCTTGACGCTTGCAGAGGCTTTGAGCATGCATTGACTCCTGCCGGCCGCAACCGAGGCATGGGACTGATCGCAGAGGTCAAGAAGGCCTCTCCGTCCAAAGGGTTAATACGCAGCGACTTTGATCCTAGGGCACTTGCTGCAGCCTATGAAAGTGCTGGTGCGGATTGCATTTCTGTTTTGACAGATCGGGATTATTTTCAAGGCTCGAATGAGTTTCTAACTGCGGTGAAAAATACGGTGAAACTACCGCTGCTGCGCAAGGACTTCACGATCGATCACCGCCAAATTTACGAGGCTCGTTTAATTGGTGCTGATGCGATTTTACTTATAGCGGCTATTCTTACACCCGCGCAGCTCGGCGAGTATCATGATCTTGCAAAATCAATTGGGATGGACGTTCTTGTGGAGGTTCATAATCAAGAAGAGCTGGAAATTGTGCTTGAGCTAGATAAAGCGACCTTGATCGGCATTAATAATCGTGATTTGAAATCCTTCGTTACCGATTTGAAAACAACGGAAGCTTTAATTGGACATATGCCGGAGAACGTGACGATTATAAGCGAGAGTGGAATCGCGGGCAAGCCGGATGTCGAGTTTTTACAAGGTGCAGGCGCACATGGTCTGTTAATCGGTGAATATTTCATGCGGCATGATAACGTAAGCGAAGCGGTAAATGATCTTATGAGTGCGGTAACCGCACGATGA
- the trpD gene encoding anthranilate phosphoribosyltransferase encodes MQIAEKITMQKALNQLIGGSDLTREQASEVMNIIMSDEATAAQIAGVVTALRMKGETKDEITGFAEAMRAHSSHLITEQEGLLDTCGTGGSGIHKFNISTASSIIAAAAGIRVAKHGNRAMSGKAGSADVLEALGVQITLSPEQAALCLKDIGICFMFAQLYHPSLRYAAVPRRELGIRTIFNMLGPLTNPAGADRQLLGLYDRARTSTVAEVLGDLGLKRAMVVSSHDGLDEISISAPTQISELLNGVVTTYDITPEELGLARWPIAEVMGGEPEVNAALIRAIFSGEEQGAYRDIVLANAGACIYVGGLAATIREGAAIADKVIDSGEAQQKLVSLIQTTGELAHVSR; translated from the coding sequence ATGCAGATTGCTGAAAAAATTACGATGCAGAAAGCATTAAACCAGCTTATTGGCGGTTCTGATCTAACGAGAGAGCAAGCAAGCGAGGTTATGAACATCATCATGAGCGATGAGGCAACAGCCGCACAAATCGCTGGCGTGGTAACTGCGCTTCGAATGAAGGGTGAGACTAAGGACGAGATTACGGGCTTTGCTGAGGCGATGCGGGCTCATTCAAGCCACCTCATTACGGAGCAGGAGGGCTTACTCGACACTTGCGGAACCGGCGGCTCAGGCATTCATAAATTCAATATTTCAACGGCTTCATCCATTATCGCAGCAGCAGCAGGAATTCGTGTGGCTAAGCATGGCAACCGTGCGATGTCGGGAAAAGCAGGCAGCGCCGATGTGCTGGAGGCTTTGGGCGTACAAATTACACTTTCGCCAGAGCAAGCTGCATTGTGCTTGAAGGACATTGGCATATGCTTTATGTTTGCACAGCTATATCACCCTTCACTCCGCTATGCGGCAGTCCCACGGCGTGAGCTCGGAATTCGGACGATTTTCAACATGCTTGGGCCACTTACGAATCCAGCAGGCGCTGATCGACAGCTTTTAGGCTTATATGACAGAGCACGCACCTCAACAGTCGCTGAAGTACTGGGTGATTTGGGCTTGAAACGAGCGATGGTCGTTAGCAGCCATGATGGACTAGATGAAATTAGTATTTCCGCTCCTACTCAAATTTCCGAATTGCTAAATGGCGTAGTCACCACCTACGATATAACACCTGAGGAGCTTGGGCTTGCTCGCTGGCCAATTGCAGAAGTGATGGGCGGTGAACCGGAAGTCAATGCTGCACTTATTCGAGCTATTTTTTCAGGTGAGGAGCAGGGGGCTTACCGTGATATCGTCCTTGCCAATGCAGGCGCATGCATTTATGTAGGCGGTTTGGCCGCTACGATCCGTGAGGGAGCGGCTATAGCAGATAAAGTTATCGATTCAGGTGAAGCACAGCAAAAGCTCGTTAGTCTTATTCAAACGACAGGAGAGTTGGCACATGTTTCTAGATAA
- a CDS encoding phosphoribosylanthranilate isomerase yields the protein MKQRPRIKICGLKDVQTIQAMDGLPIHEIGFVFAPSKRQVDKATAAQLIKAVGELKAAGGERPRTVGVFVNETFDNLQTLLTEAPLDVVQLHGHESAEFCKGVREKLNVDVWKVFSIKRDAEGTEPQSALERLTPYAAAVNAVLIDAPGGGTGKTFDWDSIEDYNKAAEKLGMTLYVAGGLHEDNVKELLRTYAPNGIDVSSGVETDGHKDIDKIELFVRRVMEA from the coding sequence ATGAAGCAGCGGCCGCGTATCAAAATATGCGGGCTGAAGGATGTTCAAACCATTCAGGCCATGGACGGATTGCCGATTCATGAAATAGGTTTCGTATTTGCACCGAGCAAGAGGCAGGTAGACAAGGCGACCGCGGCGCAGTTGATTAAGGCAGTTGGCGAGTTGAAGGCAGCGGGCGGTGAACGTCCGAGAACAGTAGGCGTATTCGTAAATGAAACATTCGATAATTTGCAGACGTTATTAACGGAAGCGCCGCTTGATGTCGTTCAGCTGCACGGTCATGAGTCGGCTGAGTTTTGCAAGGGCGTACGCGAAAAGCTTAACGTTGACGTTTGGAAAGTTTTTTCGATCAAGCGGGATGCTGAGGGAACTGAGCCGCAGTCGGCATTAGAGCGATTAACTCCGTATGCTGCTGCAGTTAACGCGGTGCTTATTGACGCTCCTGGAGGCGGAACCGGGAAAACCTTCGACTGGGATTCGATTGAGGATTATAATAAAGCGGCTGAGAAGCTAGGCATGACTCTTTATGTAGCAGGCGGCTTGCATGAAGACAATGTTAAGGAGCTGCTGAGGACATATGCTCCAAATGGTATTGATGTATCCAGCGGAGTAGAAACGGATGGACATAAGGATATCGACAAAATCGAATTATTTGTAAGAAGGGTGATGGAAGCATGA
- the trpA gene encoding tryptophan synthase subunit alpha, producing the protein MSNLIDTAFARLKEEGKTALIPFVTMGDPDLATSVAIIQTLEKAGADMIELGVPYSDPLADGPVIQRASERALLNNSITLKDCILIAEQSREAGVKIPFILFTYYNPVFQYGLEAFFKLVESKGISGLIIPDLPMEEDEEVRAVAEAANVHLIPLVAPTSKERVTRIARKAKGFVYCVSSLGVTGVRADFHTGIDEFLATVREATDLPIAVGFGISNREQVARFEKQCDGVIVGSAIVRTIEDAIPLLQDADSREAGLKKIGDFVAQLKG; encoded by the coding sequence ATGAGTAATCTTATCGATACAGCGTTTGCTCGTCTGAAGGAAGAAGGGAAAACAGCACTCATTCCATTTGTAACGATGGGTGATCCTGATCTGGCAACCTCCGTTGCTATTATCCAGACGCTTGAGAAAGCTGGAGCGGATATGATCGAGCTTGGTGTGCCTTATTCCGATCCTCTTGCAGATGGTCCTGTTATTCAACGTGCTTCAGAGCGCGCCCTGCTTAACAACAGCATTACATTAAAGGATTGTATTCTTATTGCTGAGCAATCGCGTGAAGCGGGTGTTAAAATTCCATTTATTTTGTTCACCTACTACAATCCAGTATTTCAATATGGTTTGGAAGCTTTCTTTAAGCTTGTAGAAAGCAAGGGCATCAGCGGTCTAATTATACCGGATTTGCCTATGGAAGAGGATGAAGAGGTTAGGGCGGTTGCGGAGGCAGCTAATGTTCATCTTATTCCACTCGTTGCTCCGACCTCTAAGGAACGAGTGACACGTATAGCACGCAAAGCCAAGGGCTTTGTTTATTGCGTCTCATCGCTTGGCGTGACGGGCGTGAGAGCAGATTTCCATACAGGCATTGATGAATTTCTCGCTACGGTTAGGGAAGCGACTGACCTGCCTATCGCGGTAGGCTTTGGAATCTCTAATCGTGAGCAGGTGGCACGTTTCGAGAAGCAATGTGATGGTGTCATCGTAGGCAGTGCGATCGTGCGAACGATTGAGGATGCTATTCCATTACTTCAGGATGCCGATAGTCGTGAAGCAGGACTTAAGAAAATTGGCGATTTTGTTGCCCAGCTCAAAGGTTAA
- the trpB gene encoding tryptophan synthase subunit beta, producing the protein MKQVPDENGRYGAFGGRYVPETLMTALLELEEAYAHYSKDQAFKDEVNYLLHKYSGRPTSLYYAERLSNHLGGAKIYLKREDLNHTGAHKINNTIGQGVLAKRMGKSKIIAETGAGQHGVASATIAALLGLECKVFMGEEDMKRQQLNVFRMQLLGSEVVPVLSGTRTLKDACNETLRYWVSNVEDTYYILGSVTGPHPYPMMVRDFQRIIGDEARQQILVEEGRLPDYVVAAVGGGSNAMGIFYPFINDESVKLLGVEAAGRGVDTIEHAATMTKGRHGVFQGSMSYVLQDEHGQVQPAHSISAGLDYPGIGPEHAYLKDSGRAEYVPVTDAEALEALQLLSRTEGIIPALESAHAIAQTMKLAPTLDKDKVVVVSLSGRGDKDVEAIMGYLGVEKHE; encoded by the coding sequence ATGAAACAAGTACCAGATGAAAATGGCCGCTATGGCGCATTTGGCGGAAGATATGTTCCGGAAACACTAATGACCGCTTTGCTAGAGCTTGAAGAGGCTTACGCTCATTATTCCAAGGATCAAGCATTTAAAGACGAGGTTAATTACCTATTGCATAAATATTCAGGACGCCCGACTTCCCTATACTATGCAGAACGGCTAAGCAACCATCTTGGCGGTGCTAAAATCTATCTAAAGCGTGAGGATCTCAATCACACGGGTGCGCATAAAATCAACAATACCATTGGACAAGGTGTCCTTGCCAAGCGTATGGGGAAATCAAAAATTATTGCTGAAACCGGTGCGGGACAGCATGGTGTAGCATCTGCTACGATTGCTGCTTTGCTTGGGCTGGAGTGCAAGGTATTTATGGGCGAGGAGGACATGAAGCGTCAACAGCTTAACGTGTTCCGTATGCAGCTGCTTGGCTCTGAAGTCGTTCCTGTCTTGTCAGGTACGAGAACACTCAAGGATGCCTGCAACGAAACGCTTCGCTACTGGGTGAGCAATGTAGAGGATACTTATTATATTCTCGGCTCGGTTACGGGTCCACATCCGTATCCGATGATGGTTCGTGATTTCCAACGTATTATCGGGGATGAAGCACGCCAGCAAATTTTAGTAGAGGAAGGCAGATTGCCGGATTATGTAGTGGCAGCTGTCGGAGGCGGAAGCAATGCAATGGGTATTTTCTATCCGTTCATTAACGATGAGAGCGTAAAGCTTCTTGGTGTAGAAGCTGCTGGCCGAGGCGTGGATACCATTGAGCATGCAGCAACTATGACCAAGGGCCGTCACGGTGTATTCCAAGGGTCAATGAGCTATGTGCTGCAGGATGAGCATGGACAGGTTCAGCCAGCGCATTCTATTTCCGCTGGACTCGATTATCCGGGTATAGGTCCGGAGCATGCTTATTTGAAGGATTCTGGACGTGCTGAATATGTACCTGTTACGGACGCAGAAGCGCTTGAAGCGCTGCAGCTGCTCTCCCGTACGGAAGGCATTATTCCAGCTTTAGAATCTGCGCATGCGATTGCCCAGACGATGAAGCTTGCACCGACGCTTGATAAAGATAAAGTAGTCGTAGTCAGCTTGTCTGGACGTGGAGACAAGGACGTGGAAGCGATTATGGGTTATTTGGGGGTAGAGAAGCATGAGTAA
- a CDS encoding prephenate dehydrogenase, with product MTTVAIFGVGLIGGSLALCFKGKPGIKVIGHSNRPSQVEKYMQRGVVDYATTSMQEAAEQADFIFICVPVGNLEEYLVKLSGFQLKPGCIVTDAGSTKASVMERARTLDFGHATFIGGHPMAGSERTGVEAASSHLYENAFYVLTPEVDTPVEAVDRLIELLSHTKANIVKVESKEHDEIAGAISHLPHIIAVSLVNQVRGYNETNELYESLAAGGFRDITRIASGDPIIWRDILINNRKVLLELLRDWGKEMEKFVTMLEASDGEGIAEAFDAAGQFRSKMPERRKGMIHSAFDCYVDIPDHPGIIGKITSELGNSLINLSNIHISESREDIPGILRLSFRSQEYLDQAVVLLTAKGYDVHL from the coding sequence ATGACAACTGTAGCGATTTTTGGCGTGGGGCTGATCGGCGGCTCACTAGCCTTATGCTTTAAAGGAAAACCTGGAATTAAAGTTATCGGACATTCGAATCGTCCTTCTCAAGTGGAGAAATATATGCAGCGAGGTGTTGTTGACTATGCAACAACCTCAATGCAGGAGGCGGCGGAGCAAGCCGATTTTATATTTATATGCGTACCCGTTGGTAATCTTGAAGAGTATCTCGTTAAGCTAAGCGGCTTTCAATTGAAGCCTGGCTGTATTGTGACTGATGCTGGAAGTACGAAGGCGTCCGTCATGGAGCGGGCAAGAACGCTTGATTTTGGCCATGCTACATTTATTGGCGGTCATCCGATGGCTGGGTCAGAGCGGACAGGTGTTGAGGCTGCTTCGTCGCACCTATACGAGAACGCTTTCTACGTTCTGACACCCGAAGTGGATACACCAGTGGAGGCTGTAGATCGGCTTATAGAGCTTCTGAGCCATACGAAAGCGAATATTGTCAAGGTAGAGTCTAAGGAGCATGATGAGATTGCAGGTGCAATTAGCCATTTGCCCCATATCATCGCTGTCTCGCTAGTTAATCAGGTTCGAGGCTATAATGAAACCAATGAGCTTTATGAATCATTAGCAGCAGGGGGCTTCCGCGATATTACACGTATTGCATCAGGCGATCCGATTATTTGGCGCGATATATTAATTAATAATCGCAAGGTATTGCTAGAGCTGCTTCGTGATTGGGGTAAAGAAATGGAAAAGTTCGTCACGATGCTCGAAGCTTCAGACGGAGAGGGAATAGCAGAAGCTTTTGATGCGGCAGGTCAATTCCGCAGCAAAATGCCGGAGCGGCGCAAAGGCATGATTCATTCTGCGTTTGATTGCTACGTCGATATTCCGGATCATCCAGGTATTATTGGTAAAATCACAAGCGAGCTCGGAAATAGTCTGATTAACCTCAGCAATATTCATATTAGTGAGAGCAGGGAAGACATCCCTGGCATTCTCCGGCTTTCCTTCCGAAGCCAAGAGTACTTGGATCAAGCGGTCGTACTGCTTACAGCGAAAGGCTATGACGTTCACCTTTAA
- a CDS encoding stalk domain-containing protein, translated as MRRWLLVSLLVLLVSASIGLPRTSAAIKIFPYTLSIDGKKVEFTRANHPVVLNGTTVAPFRPVFERLGLHVKWKPESKQIIGESSDLTITLTVGSKKAIVNGKLVDMPAAPVIIQGFTFVPLRFISESSGGELQVYGEEGGNNAWLLSAKQVQLNKAIMRNDLAETEKYLQQGADPTVGVGPLGPAIYSFVPYYGDNLEMVAFFLEYDMNVNAREEFNGITLLHNAVLYSRYEIVKYLLEHGADPSIESVSGTPLEIAEKKSFPEDQQNADAIAELLKSYLHEQPES; from the coding sequence ATGAGGAGATGGCTTCTTGTTTCCTTGCTGGTTCTTCTTGTAAGTGCTAGTATCGGTCTTCCGCGCACTTCTGCTGCCATCAAAATCTTCCCTTACACTCTGTCGATAGATGGGAAGAAGGTTGAGTTTACACGGGCTAATCATCCAGTTGTACTGAATGGAACAACAGTTGCTCCGTTTCGACCGGTTTTTGAACGACTAGGACTGCATGTGAAGTGGAAACCAGAGAGCAAACAAATCATTGGGGAAAGTTCTGATTTAACAATTACGTTGACTGTTGGATCCAAAAAAGCAATCGTTAATGGCAAGCTTGTAGACATGCCGGCAGCCCCCGTTATAATACAGGGTTTTACCTTTGTTCCTTTACGATTTATTAGCGAATCAAGCGGTGGAGAATTACAAGTTTATGGTGAAGAGGGCGGTAATAATGCCTGGTTACTTTCAGCAAAACAGGTTCAGTTAAATAAGGCAATCATGCGCAATGATTTAGCGGAAACTGAAAAGTATTTGCAACAAGGTGCTGACCCAACTGTAGGGGTAGGACCGTTAGGGCCAGCAATATACAGTTTTGTTCCTTATTATGGAGATAACCTTGAGATGGTTGCATTCTTCTTAGAATACGATATGAATGTAAATGCCCGAGAAGAATTTAATGGAATAACTCTACTGCATAATGCGGTATTATACAGCAGATACGAAATAGTCAAGTACTTATTAGAACACGGTGCTGATCCTTCTATAGAGTCTGTGAGTGGCACACCTTTAGAAATTGCAGAAAAGAAAAGTTTCCCCGAAGACCAACAAAATGCTGATGCGATTGCAGAACTACTTAAGTCATACTTGCATGAACAGCCTGAATCATGA
- the hisC gene encoding histidinol-phosphate transaminase, with product MQPKSNIVHLPVYQPGKPVEDVKRELGLQEVIKLASNENPFGCSEHVKAAIIEEIGNSNIYPDGASVELTAALAEELGVEPNQIIFGTGSSEIILMINRAFIVPGDETIMADETFPQYKHNAEIENASIVEVPLKEGKHDLPAMLAKVNSKTKIIWICNPNNPTGTIVTLPELTAFLKEVPSHVLVVLDEAYGEYVDDPQFPDGVQLLREHRNLIVLRTFSKIYGLAALRIGYGVGHPDVIRFTNQVREPFNTSRIAQAAAKSALADKAFISYCCDQNKQGINYLSEQFDRLGLSYFPANGNFVMVDVKRSSPEVFDGLLRRGIISRPRWTYYPNHIRITVGTREQNEKFIAALEQALQEAAVQG from the coding sequence ATGCAGCCCAAAAGTAATATCGTCCACCTTCCCGTCTATCAGCCAGGCAAGCCGGTTGAGGATGTTAAGAGGGAGCTAGGATTACAAGAAGTTATTAAACTGGCATCTAATGAAAATCCATTTGGCTGCTCCGAGCATGTTAAAGCAGCGATTATTGAAGAGATAGGAAATTCTAATATTTATCCGGATGGAGCGAGCGTAGAGCTAACCGCAGCTTTAGCGGAAGAGCTTGGCGTGGAACCGAATCAGATTATTTTTGGCACAGGCTCGAGTGAAATTATACTTATGATTAATAGAGCGTTTATCGTCCCGGGCGATGAAACGATTATGGCGGATGAAACATTCCCCCAATATAAGCATAATGCTGAAATCGAGAATGCAAGCATCGTGGAGGTACCGCTTAAAGAAGGCAAGCATGATTTGCCTGCCATGCTGGCAAAGGTGAACAGCAAGACTAAGATCATATGGATTTGCAATCCTAACAATCCGACAGGGACCATTGTGACGCTTCCAGAGCTAACTGCCTTCTTGAAGGAAGTGCCTAGCCATGTGCTTGTAGTTCTTGATGAAGCCTATGGTGAATACGTGGATGATCCACAATTCCCAGATGGAGTACAGCTGCTTCGCGAGCATCGCAATTTAATTGTATTGCGTACTTTTTCGAAAATATATGGACTCGCTGCACTGCGAATCGGCTATGGCGTTGGGCATCCGGATGTTATTCGATTTACGAATCAAGTCCGTGAGCCTTTTAATACGTCCCGTATAGCACAGGCAGCTGCAAAATCTGCATTAGCAGATAAAGCATTTATTAGCTACTGCTGTGACCAAAATAAACAAGGCATCAATTATTTGTCCGAGCAATTTGATCGCTTGGGATTGTCCTATTTCCCTGCAAACGGGAATTTCGTAATGGTCGATGTAAAGCGTTCTTCGCCGGAGGTTTTTGACGGACTGCTGCGCAGAGGCATTATATCGAGACCGCGCTGGACGTATTATCCAAATCATATTCGGATAACGGTAGGAACACGCGAGCAAAATGAGAAGTTTATTGCGGCGTTGGAACAGGCTTTGCAGGAAGCGGCGGTGCAAGGATAA
- a CDS encoding glycoside hydrolase family 43 protein — MNNKPTPNQPLVTHIYTADPSAHVFEGKIYIYPSHDLDHDGPDNDNGDQYAMEDYHVLSIDNFESPVVDHGEVLHLKDIPWASKQLWAPDAAYKNETYFLYYPARDHDGIFRIGVATSGSPAGPFTPEPTYMEGSFSIDPAVFMDDDDQAFIYFGGLWGGQLEKWQTGTFKSDETGPESETPALGPQVARLSEDMLSIQGAPQEISIVDENGEPLMAGDEERRYFEGPWVHKHNGWYYLSYSTGTTHKLVYAVSQNPLGPYTFKGTILTPVIGWTTHHSIVQFEDRWYLFYHDSSLSGGVNHKRCVKYTELHYNEDGTIQAIAYSNLE, encoded by the coding sequence TTGAATAACAAACCAACGCCAAATCAGCCTCTTGTCACTCATATTTATACAGCGGATCCTTCCGCACATGTATTCGAGGGGAAAATTTATATTTATCCGTCACACGATCTCGACCACGATGGCCCTGATAATGACAATGGTGATCAATATGCCATGGAGGACTATCATGTATTGTCCATCGATAATTTCGAGTCGCCAGTCGTTGATCATGGTGAGGTTCTGCATTTGAAAGACATTCCGTGGGCTTCCAAGCAGCTTTGGGCGCCAGATGCTGCCTATAAGAACGAAACTTACTTCTTGTACTACCCGGCACGGGATCATGACGGGATTTTCAGAATCGGTGTTGCTACAAGCGGATCTCCGGCAGGTCCGTTTACCCCGGAGCCCACTTACATGGAGGGCAGCTTCAGTATCGATCCTGCTGTTTTCATGGATGATGACGATCAGGCATTCATTTATTTCGGAGGTCTATGGGGCGGCCAATTAGAAAAATGGCAGACAGGCACCTTCAAGTCGGATGAAACGGGTCCGGAGTCGGAAACGCCCGCGCTTGGTCCACAGGTTGCGCGGTTGAGCGAGGATATGCTGTCAATTCAAGGAGCTCCTCAGGAAATTTCAATCGTCGATGAGAATGGTGAGCCCCTTATGGCTGGTGATGAGGAACGGCGCTATTTCGAAGGACCATGGGTGCATAAGCATAACGGCTGGTACTACCTGTCTTATTCGACGGGTACGACACATAAGCTGGTCTATGCCGTCAGTCAAAATCCATTGGGCCCATATACCTTTAAGGGGACGATTCTGACGCCGGTGATCGGTTGGACCACTCATCACTCCATTGTTCAGTTCGAAGATAGATGGTATCTGTTCTATCACGACAGCTCTCTGTCGGGAGGCGTTAACCATAAACGCTGTGTTAAATACACGGAGCTGCATTATAACGAGGATGGAACGATACAAGCAATTGCCTATAGCAACCTAGAATAA